The following are encoded in a window of Cydia splendana chromosome 6, ilCydSple1.2, whole genome shotgun sequence genomic DNA:
- the LOC134791438 gene encoding casein kinase I: protein MELRVGNKYRLGRKIGSGSFGDIYLGTNIVTREEVAIKLECIKTRHPQLHIESKFYKLMQGGIGIPAIKWCGSEGDYNVMVMELLGPSLEDLFNFCSRRFSLKTVLLLADQLITRIEDIHYRNFIHRDIKPDNFLMGLGKKGNLVYIIDFGLAKKYKDPRTLQHIPYRENKNLTGTARYASINTHLGIEQSRRDDLESLGYVLMYFNRGSLPWQGLKAATKRQKYERISEKKLSTPFDELCKNHPIEFQLYLKYCRRLRFEERPDYSHLRQLFRTLFHRQGFTYDYVFDWNMLKFGGQRGNYQAAANDRTLRRHEPNQEQETTAGAAGQPSTTVAAISEWR from the exons ATGGAACTGCGAGTCGGTAACAAATACCGACTGGGTCGTAAGATCGGTTCGGGGTCTTTTGGAGATATATACCTTG GCACCAATATTGTAACTAGAGAAGAGGTAGCTATCAAATTAGAATGCATCAAGACAAGGCATCCACAACTACACATAGAAAGCAAATTTTACAAACTAATGCAAGGAGGAA TTGGTATTCCTGCTATCAAATGGTGTGGATCAGAAGGCGACTACAATGTTATGGTAATGGAGCTGTTGGGCCCATCATTAGAAGACTTGTTTAACTTCTGCTCTCGCCGCTTCTCCCTCAAGACTGTTCTACTCCTAGCTGATCAGCTGATTACCCGTATTGAAGACATACATTACAGGAATTTCATCCATAG AGATATCAAACCGGATAACTTTTTGATGGGATTAGGTAAAAAAGGGAATTTAGTGTATATAATAGATTTCGGCTTAGCAAAGAAGTACAAAGACCCACGCACTCTGCAGCATATTCCATACAGAGAAAACAAGAACTTAACAG GTACCGCAAGGTATGCATCCATCAACACTCACCTGGGCATCGAGCAGTCGCGCCGCGACGACCTGGAGTCGCTGGGCTACGTGCTCATGTACTTCAACCGCGGCAGTCTGCCCTGGCAGGGGCTCAAGGCCGCTACCAAGCGCCAGAAGTATGAGAGAATATCCGAGAAGAAACTGTCCACGCCCTTTGACGAGCTATGTAAA AACCACCCGATCGAGTTCCAGCTATACCTGAAGTACTGCCGACGGCTGCGCTTCGAGGAGCGGCCTGACTACAGCCACCTGCGGCAGCTGTTCCGCACGTTGTTCCACCGGCAGGGCTTCACCTACGACTATGTGTTCGACTGGAATATGCTCAAGTTCG GAGGCCAACGCGGCAACTACCAGGCTGCAGCTAATGACCGCACGCTTCGTCGTCATGAACCAAATCAAGAACAAGAAACAA CGGCGGGCGCAGCGGGGCAGCCGAGCACGACGGTGGCCGCCATCTCGGAGTGGCGGTGA
- the LOC134791444 gene encoding class A basic helix-loop-helix protein 15-like has protein sequence MPQWASAAEGGGSEAESPVQMTCYEDETSEYYENKPDIADMKIEQAGEFYDSASGSDEVVVRRGCRTRRAAAGSSSSATSAGSGTGRRRRCGISARERNLRRLESNERERMRMHSLNRAFEDLRRVIPHVKKDSRSLSKIETLTLAKNYVKALTNAICSMRGEVPRYNFDSADENVEPVFVLSRDEQNNNEPTDEPQETESSVRPL, from the exons ATGCCCCAATGGGCTAGCGCAGCGGAGGGCGGCGGTTCCGAGGCCGAGTCGCCGGTGCAGATGACGTGTTACGAAGACGAAACCTCCGAGTATTATGAGAACAAACCCGACATAGCTGACATGAAGATAGAACAAGCTGGTG aatTTTACGACAGCGCAAGCGGCAGCGATGAGGTGGTGGTCCGTCGGGGCTGCCGCACGCGGCGGGCGGCGGCCGGCTCCTCCTCATCCGCCACTTCTGCTGGCTCCGGCACCGGCCGCCGCCGGCGATGCGGCATCTCCGCCCGGGAACGGAATCTACGCCGGTTGGAGAGCAATGAACGGGAACGCATGCGCATGCATTCACTCAACCGAGCTTTCGAG gaCCTGCGCCGGGTAATTCCGCACGTGAAGAAAGATAGCAGAAGCCTCTCCAAAATAGAAACCTTAACTCTTGCCAAAAATTACGTTAAGGCTCTCACAAACGCCATTTGCTCTATGAGAGGCGAGGTGCCTCGTTACAA TTTCGACAGTGCAGATGAAAACGTAGAGCCAGTTTTCGTGTTGAGCCGCGACGAGCAGAACaacaacgagccaacggacgaaCCCCAAGAGACGGAGTCAAGCGTCCGGCCTCTCTGA
- the LOC134791858 gene encoding L-xylulose reductase-like, with translation MDTFKGKRILVTGGSQGIGKGIVIELWRLGANVVTISNQPDELQKLKSEYPTVETACVDLCDWVATRKAVESLGVFDGLVNNAGVAIIEPFLECTPTSFDRTMSINVRAILNVSQVVAQKMIQHNIKGSIVNISSKASMAALQNHVAYCASKSAVDSMTRVMALELGPHGIRVNTVNPTAVMSDLGRRVWADPDKSRNLLAKIPLGRFGEVEEVVNTVLFLLSSRATMITGVQLPVDGGFLAT, from the exons GAATCGGAAAAGGCATTGTCATCGAGCTATGGAGACTTGGCGCCAACGTAGTGACAATTTCAAATCAGCCCGACGAACTACAAAAGCTGAAGTCAGAGTACCCCACAGTTGAAACGGCATGCGTCGATCTATGCGACTGGGTCGCGACAAGGAAAGCCGTGGAGTCGCTGGGCGTGTTCGACGGCTTGGTCAATAATGCTGGTGTAGCTATTATAGAGCCGTTTTTAGAATGCACACCAACTAGCtttgatag GACGATGTCAATAAATGTTCGGGCGATTCTAAACGTTAGTCAAGTTGTAGCGCAGAAAATGATACAACACAATATAAAGGGCTCAATAGTTAACATATCATCGAAGGCTTCAATG GCAGCCCTACAAAATCACGTCGCCTACTGCGCTTCAAAGAGCGCCGTCGACTCAATGACCCGTGTGATGGCCCTGGAGCTGGGTCCGCACGGGATCCGCGTGAACACCGTCAACCCTACCGCGGTGATGTCGGACCTGGGGCGCCGCGTGTGGGCCGACCCCGACAAGTCGCGCAACTTGCTCGCTAAGATACCTTTGGGAAg GTTTGGCGAGGTGGAGGAGGTCGTAAATACAGTGTTATTCTTGCTCAGCAGCCGAGCCACTATGATCACCGGCGTTCAGTTGCCGGTGGATGGAGGATTCTTAGCGACGTAA